A region from the Prevotella melaninogenica genome encodes:
- the mobC gene encoding conjugal transfer protein MobC — MQQEDDLRALAKIMDFLRAVSIILVVAHLYWYCYEAIKLWGLNIGVVDRILMNFHRTAGLFGNMLYTKLFALVLMGLSCLGTKGVKEEHITWSKIWAFMSAGFVFFFLNWWILALPLPIEANTALYTFTITVGYVCLLMAGLYMSRLLKNNLMEDVFNQENESFMQETRLLENEYSVNLPTRFYYRKKWNKGWINVVNPFRAVSVLGTPGSGKSYAIINNFIKQQIEKGFAIYCYDFKYPDLSTIVYNHLLHHSEGYKVKPKFYVINFDDPRRSHRCNPIHPDFMSDISDAYESAYTIMLNLNKTWVQKQGDFFVESPIVLFAAIIWYLRIFEGGKYCTFPHAIEFLCRKYEDIFPILTSYPELENYLSPFMDAWLGGAADQLQGQIASAKIPLSRMISPQLYWIMTGDDFTLDINNPQEPKILCVGNNPDRQNIYGAALGLYNSRIVKLINKKGMLKSSVLIDELPTIYFKGLDNLIATARSNKVAVCLGFQDFSQLKRDYGDKEAAVVMNTVGNIFSGQVVGETAKTLSERFGKVLQKRQSMSITRSDKTTSISTQMDSLIPQSKISTLTQGMFVGAVADNFSERIEQKIFHCEIVVDNAKVAKETAAYRPIPILTDFTNENGEDMLEQEIKANYERVKTDVRDIVERELQRIADDPELSKLLNTKK; from the coding sequence ATGCAACAAGAAGACGATTTGAGAGCACTGGCGAAAATCATGGATTTTCTGCGTGCCGTAAGTATCATACTGGTGGTTGCCCATCTCTATTGGTATTGCTATGAAGCCATCAAACTATGGGGGCTGAACATCGGTGTGGTGGACAGGATACTGATGAATTTCCATCGCACGGCGGGACTATTTGGAAATATGCTTTACACCAAGCTCTTTGCGCTGGTACTGATGGGGCTTTCCTGTTTGGGTACAAAGGGTGTGAAAGAGGAGCATATCACGTGGTCGAAGATATGGGCATTCATGAGCGCCGGCTTTGTCTTTTTCTTCCTCAATTGGTGGATACTTGCCTTGCCACTGCCCATAGAGGCGAATACGGCTCTCTATACTTTTACGATAACCGTAGGCTATGTTTGTCTGCTGATGGCGGGACTCTATATGAGCCGACTCTTGAAGAACAACCTGATGGAGGATGTCTTCAATCAAGAGAATGAATCCTTTATGCAGGAGACAAGACTTTTGGAGAACGAGTACTCGGTCAATCTGCCGACCCGATTCTATTACCGCAAGAAATGGAACAAGGGGTGGATAAACGTGGTCAATCCTTTCCGAGCTGTCTCCGTCTTGGGAACGCCGGGCAGCGGTAAGTCCTATGCCATCATCAATAATTTCATCAAGCAGCAAATCGAAAAAGGTTTTGCCATCTACTGCTACGACTTCAAATATCCCGACCTCTCCACGATTGTGTACAATCATTTGCTGCATCACTCGGAAGGATATAAAGTCAAGCCGAAGTTTTACGTGATCAACTTCGACGACCCTCGGCGGTCGCACCGTTGCAATCCGATACACCCCGATTTCATGAGCGACATTTCAGATGCCTACGAGTCGGCGTACACCATCATGCTCAACCTTAACAAGACGTGGGTACAGAAACAAGGAGATTTCTTTGTGGAGTCGCCAATCGTACTCTTTGCCGCTATCATTTGGTATCTCCGCATTTTCGAGGGAGGAAAATACTGTACCTTTCCGCACGCTATTGAGTTTCTCTGCCGTAAGTATGAAGACATTTTCCCAATACTGACTTCTTATCCCGAATTGGAGAATTACCTTTCTCCTTTTATGGACGCTTGGCTCGGAGGGGCGGCTGACCAGTTGCAAGGGCAGATAGCCTCCGCCAAGATACCCTTGTCAAGGATGATAAGTCCGCAGCTCTATTGGATTATGACAGGAGATGATTTCACACTCGACATCAATAATCCCCAAGAGCCTAAAATCCTGTGTGTAGGGAATAACCCTGACAGACAGAATATCTACGGAGCAGCATTGGGGTTGTATAATTCGCGCATTGTCAAGCTCATCAATAAGAAAGGAATGCTGAAAAGTTCCGTGTTGATAGATGAGCTACCTACCATATACTTCAAAGGGCTCGACAATCTGATTGCCACTGCACGAAGCAACAAAGTGGCGGTATGCTTGGGCTTTCAGGACTTTTCGCAACTGAAGCGCGATTATGGAGACAAGGAAGCTGCCGTGGTGATGAACACTGTCGGAAACATTTTCTCCGGTCAGGTGGTCGGCGAAACGGCAAAGACGCTCTCAGAGAGGTTTGGCAAGGTGCTTCAGAAACGGCAGAGCATGAGCATCACCCGTAGCGATAAGACCACTTCCATCTCCACACAGATGGACAGCCTGATTCCGCAGAGCAAGATTTCCACGCTCACACAGGGAATGTTCGTGGGAGCGGTCGCAGATAACTTCTCCGAACGTATCGAGCAGAAGATATTCCACTGTGAGATTGTAGTGGACAATGCGAAAGTTGCAAAGGAAACGGCTGCTTACCGCCCGATACCCATTCTGACAGACTTCACGAATGAAAACGGAGAGGATATGTTGGAACAGGAAATCAAGGCGAATTACGAACGGGTAAAGACGGATGTGCGGGACATCGTGGAACGGGAGTTGCAACGGATTGCCGATGATCCGGAACTTTCCAAACTACTCAATACCAAGAAATAA
- the mobB gene encoding conjugal transfer protein MobB, which yields MVAKINYGSSLYGALAYNGEKVNEGIAKILETNKVFSPADGTHDISACMQDFMAYMPSHVLTKKPVIHISLNPHPDDKLTDEQFSAIAREYIEKMGYANQPFIVYKHEDIDRHHLHIVTLAVDERGKKINDGNNFYTSTRILKELEQKYGLIPAQMRKEKEVFRLQKVCYGDGENLKKQLASVIKPAAKFYHCPSFKEYRALLSTYNICVEEVKGEIRGKTYMGLLYFATDDKGNKVGKVFKSSLFGKSVGYEALQNRFKASKEKLKEKHLAPKTKAIVAGALKRSATREDFRGNLHHRGIDVIFRENEEGRLYGVTFIDHNNGCVINGSRLGKELSANAIAEWFDRPHPELSVNTPQGENQSASHTLPSEENSFLGGLLDLPMEANGTDWEEEQFRRRMQRKKKQKKPRL from the coding sequence ATGGTCGCAAAGATAAACTATGGCAGTTCCCTTTACGGCGCGTTGGCGTACAATGGAGAGAAAGTAAATGAGGGCATTGCCAAGATTCTGGAGACCAACAAAGTGTTCTCTCCGGCTGATGGAACACACGATATATCCGCCTGTATGCAGGACTTTATGGCATATATGCCGAGTCATGTCCTCACTAAGAAACCGGTTATACATATCTCCTTGAATCCGCATCCCGATGACAAACTTACCGATGAGCAGTTCTCAGCCATCGCACGGGAGTATATCGAAAAGATGGGCTACGCTAATCAACCCTTTATCGTTTATAAGCATGAAGACATAGACAGGCATCACCTGCATATTGTCACCTTAGCTGTCGATGAACGGGGAAAGAAGATTAACGATGGTAATAATTTCTATACCAGTACCCGTATTCTCAAAGAACTGGAACAGAAGTACGGTTTGATCCCTGCGCAAATGCGGAAGGAAAAAGAAGTGTTTCGCCTGCAAAAAGTCTGCTACGGCGACGGAGAGAATCTTAAAAAGCAACTGGCTTCGGTTATCAAACCGGCAGCAAAATTCTACCATTGTCCGAGTTTTAAGGAATACCGTGCTTTGCTCTCCACCTATAATATATGTGTGGAGGAGGTTAAGGGAGAGATACGCGGAAAAACCTATATGGGACTTCTCTACTTTGCCACGGATGACAAGGGGAATAAAGTCGGAAAAGTATTTAAATCCTCTCTCTTTGGGAAGTCTGTCGGATATGAAGCTCTGCAAAATAGATTCAAGGCGTCAAAGGAGAAACTGAAGGAAAAGCATCTTGCTCCTAAGACCAAAGCAATCGTAGCCGGAGCATTGAAGCGTTCTGCCACAAGAGAGGATTTCAGGGGGAACCTGCATCACAGGGGTATTGATGTCATCTTCCGAGAGAACGAGGAAGGGCGGCTCTATGGTGTCACCTTTATAGACCATAACAACGGCTGTGTCATCAATGGCTCGAGATTGGGCAAGGAACTTTCGGCAAACGCTATTGCCGAGTGGTTCGACCGTCCGCATCCCGAACTCTCTGTTAATACTCCTCAAGGTGAAAATCAGTCTGCATCTCATACGCTCCCGTCGGAAGAAAATTCCTTCTTGGGCGGTCTTCTTGATTTGCCTATGGAAGCCAACGGAACGGATTGGGAGGAAGAACAGTTCCGTAGACGGATGCAGAGAAAGAAGAAACAGAAGAAGCCTCGGTTATAA
- the mobA gene encoding conjugal transfer protein MobA, with the protein MTKRHVGRPLKKEKASHCCMVRFTDTEFARFLTLYEQSGVPNRAVFIKARVFDETFRVIKVDRSLLDYYQKLTTLYGQFRSVGVNYNQAVVALKSNFTEKKAFAMLAQLEKLTLELAAVGGEIVHLTREFQEKWSQR; encoded by the coding sequence ATGACAAAGAGACATGTGGGGAGACCCCTGAAAAAAGAGAAAGCCAGCCATTGTTGCATGGTTCGGTTTACGGACACGGAGTTTGCGCGTTTCCTGACGCTTTATGAACAGTCAGGTGTCCCGAACAGGGCTGTTTTCATCAAGGCAAGGGTCTTTGATGAGACTTTCCGAGTGATAAAAGTAGATCGTTCACTGCTTGATTACTATCAAAAACTGACGACTTTGTACGGACAATTTCGCAGTGTCGGGGTGAATTATAACCAAGCTGTGGTCGCCTTAAAGAGCAATTTCACCGAGAAAAAAGCCTTTGCGATGCTTGCCCAACTGGAGAAACTGACACTCGAATTGGCGGCTGTCGGAGGCGAAATCGTACATCTAACCCGTGAATTTCAAGAGAAATGGTCGCAAAGATAA
- a CDS encoding ParA family protein, whose amino-acid sequence MKKKPVFIAFSTQKGGVGKTTFTVLAASYLHYACGYNLIVVDCDYPQFSINAMRQRDAQGVDRNPALQELAATQFSELQKPTYTILCATAEAAVDTVREYLDTHEPDTDFVFFDLPGTINNDGVLTTLSGMDYIFTPISADRISLESTLSFSAIIKDAITDNTDTANKGIYLFWNMVDGREKTPLYAMYEKVIADLGLPILKTAVPNTTRYKKEVMEEGTTLFRSTIFPASRTLLRGSRLKELVEEILSIVKPEAYGRKE is encoded by the coding sequence ATGAAAAAGAAACCTGTTTTCATTGCCTTCTCCACCCAAAAGGGCGGTGTCGGCAAAACGACCTTTACGGTCTTGGCGGCAAGTTACCTGCACTATGCCTGCGGGTATAACCTTATTGTGGTGGATTGCGACTATCCGCAATTCAGCATCAATGCCATGCGTCAGCGTGACGCACAGGGCGTGGATCGCAACCCCGCACTGCAAGAATTGGCAGCCACCCAATTCTCCGAGTTACAAAAGCCTACGTACACCATCCTTTGTGCCACGGCAGAGGCAGCCGTGGATACGGTCAGGGAATATCTGGACACGCACGAGCCGGATACGGATTTCGTCTTTTTTGACCTGCCCGGAACCATCAACAATGACGGTGTGCTGACCACTCTCTCCGGTATGGATTACATTTTCACACCCATCTCCGCCGACCGTATATCCTTGGAAAGCACGCTGAGCTTTTCAGCCATCATCAAGGATGCGATAACCGACAATACAGACACTGCCAACAAAGGGATCTACCTCTTTTGGAACATGGTGGACGGCAGAGAGAAAACACCCCTCTATGCGATGTATGAAAAGGTCATTGCCGATTTGGGACTTCCCATCTTAAAAACGGCAGTCCCCAATACGACCCGCTACAAAAAGGAGGTAATGGAGGAGGGTACGACCCTCTTCCGTTCAACCATCTTTCCCGCCTCTCGCACGCTGCTTAGAGGCAGTCGTCTGAAAGAGCTTGTGGAGGAAATCTTGTCCATCGTAAAACCTGAAGCATATGGTAGGAAAGAATAA
- a CDS encoding DUF3408 domain-containing protein, with the protein MVGKNKGAIDPVAIRELISQGIPMKKKESEMIPPPTVEEEDESVSEIQKEALEEPQLPIRTRRKNPAKGDYISLFMHRNDLYDRKAIYISKELQDKLSEIVLFIRKREMTLGMYVENILLKHLEDYKEEINRLSEKNFKKLL; encoded by the coding sequence ATGGTAGGAAAGAATAAAGGGGCGATAGATCCCGTCGCTATCCGGGAATTGATTTCACAGGGTATCCCGATGAAAAAGAAAGAGAGCGAGATGATACCCCCTCCCACAGTCGAAGAGGAGGATGAGTCTGTTTCGGAAATACAGAAAGAGGCTTTGGAAGAACCACAACTACCCATCCGAACACGTCGCAAGAATCCCGCCAAAGGAGATTACATCTCACTCTTCATGCACCGCAATGACCTGTATGACCGCAAGGCAATCTACATCTCCAAAGAGTTGCAGGACAAACTGTCGGAAATCGTCCTCTTCATCCGAAAGAGAGAGATGACATTGGGTATGTACGTGGAAAACATCCTTCTCAAACATTTGGAGGACTACAAGGAAGAAATCAACCGATTAAGTGAAAAGAACTTCAAGAAATTATTGTGA
- a CDS encoding DUF3408 domain-containing protein, producing MTGHKSCRERKSVSSKVTIRNSTTLIEHSEGHPTGLLQEERSDYETAFLQPLNIGDRKGVFISKKTQEEISEIVYVAAAGKLTIGAFVEHILRHHLENYHDEIDALFEQQFRKRFER from the coding sequence ATGACAGGTCATAAGTCCTGCAGAGAACGAAAAAGCGTCTCTTCAAAAGTAACCATCCGTAACTCCACCACGCTCATCGAACATTCCGAGGGACACCCTACAGGTCTCCTTCAGGAAGAGAGAAGCGATTACGAAACCGCCTTTCTTCAACCCCTGAACATTGGAGACCGAAAGGGCGTGTTCATTTCCAAAAAGACACAGGAAGAGATTTCCGAAATCGTCTATGTGGCAGCCGCAGGCAAACTGACGATTGGGGCATTCGTAGAACATATTCTCCGGCATCACTTAGAGAACTATCATGATGAGATAGATGCCTTGTTCGAACAACAGTTCCGTAAACGTTTCGAGCGATGA
- a CDS encoding ParA family protein — translation MSKPIYLAIASPKGGVGKTSLTVLAASILHYHRGCDVAVVDCNHPVYTIARLRQQESEELNHQNLMRLKHRASYAPYPIICAPAREALNRVERHCADNPPRCILFDLPPLMRTEGTVELLSAMDAVVFPVTGSPMDMEAVRHFIDILGEQILTMGKGNIKELYLLRNMTQAWEREEADERCRTLGDETGVLLMQTSLSHSRLYRPLLSERRRGVCTLFPPHGGKLSRLCIELGNELHEILQRLCTE, via the coding sequence ATGAGTAAACCCATTTATCTCGCCATCGCTTCCCCCAAGGGAGGTGTCGGCAAAACCTCGCTTACGGTACTTGCCGCAAGCATTCTGCATTACCACAGAGGATGCGATGTCGCCGTCGTGGATTGCAACCATCCCGTCTATACCATCGCCCGTCTGCGGCAACAAGAGTCGGAAGAACTGAATCATCAAAACCTGATGCGTCTGAAGCATCGGGCATCCTATGCTCCTTATCCGATTATCTGCGCTCCGGCGCGGGAAGCCCTGAACCGGGTGGAGCGACACTGTGCGGACAATCCTCCTCGCTGCATCCTCTTCGACCTCCCTCCATTGATGCGTACCGAAGGGACGGTGGAGCTGCTTTCAGCAATGGATGCCGTCGTCTTTCCCGTTACGGGCAGTCCGATGGATATGGAAGCCGTCCGCCATTTCATAGACATCTTGGGAGAGCAGATACTGACGATGGGCAAAGGCAATATCAAGGAGCTTTACCTGCTTCGCAATATGACACAGGCTTGGGAACGTGAGGAAGCCGACGAACGCTGCCGCACCCTTGGCGATGAAACGGGAGTCCTCTTGATGCAGACCTCATTGAGCCACTCCCGTTTGTATCGTCCGCTGCTTTCCGAACGCAGAAGAGGGGTATGCACCCTCTTCCCACCCCACGGAGGGAAGTTGAGCAGGCTCTGTATTGAGTTAGGTAATGAGCTTCACGAAATCCTGCAACGCCTATGTACCGAATAG
- a CDS encoding DUF4134 domain-containing protein, producing MTKRHFLIAAVLLLSISSAFAQGNGLSGINQATNMVTSYFDPATKLIYAIGAVVGLIGGVKVYSKFSSGDPDTSKTAASWFGACIFLIVAATILRSFFL from the coding sequence ATGACCAAAAGACATTTTCTTATCGCAGCTGTTCTGCTGCTTTCCATTTCCTCTGCCTTTGCCCAAGGCAACGGCTTGTCGGGCATCAACCAAGCCACCAACATGGTAACTTCCTATTTCGACCCAGCCACGAAACTCATCTACGCCATCGGCGCAGTCGTGGGACTTATCGGAGGGGTAAAGGTCTATTCAAAGTTCTCGTCCGGAGATCCCGACACCTCGAAGACCGCCGCGAGCTGGTTCGGAGCCTGTATCTTCCTTATCGTGGCAGCCACCATTTTAAGAAGTTTCTTCCTCTAA
- a CDS encoding TraG family conjugative transposon ATPase, translating to MRNVLKATTLENRFPLLAVEEGCILSKDADITVAFRVELPELYTVTSAEYAAIHSSWVKAIKVLPTYSVVHKQDWFVKEGYRPDLQKEEMSFLSRSFERHFNERPFLNHACYLFLTKTTKNRNRQQSNFSTLCRGHIIPKEVRDKDTARKFLEATEQFERIMNESGFIRLSRLTDEEIIGTAETPGLIEKYFSLSLSDTTVLEDIDLKADQMRIGDKRLCLHTLSDTEDLPGLVGTDMRYERLSTDRSDCRLSFAAPVGLLLPCNHIYNQYVLIDDSAENLQRFEKSARNMHSLSRYSRSNQINKQWIDEYLNEAHSFGLTSVRCHCNVLAWSEDEEELRRIRNDVGGQLALMECKPRHNTVDVPTLFWAGIPGNEADFPAEESFYTFIEQAVCFFNEETNYRDSLSPFGIKMADRSGKPIHLDISDLPMKKGITTNRNKFILGPSGSGKSFFTNHLLRQYWEQNTHIVLVDTGNSYQGLCEMIRHKTQGEDGVYFTYSDESPISFNPFYTTDKVYDVEKRESIKTLLLTLWKKDNEPATRSEEVALSNAVSLFIERIKTDDGLVPSFNSFYEYLTTDYSALLREKKVREKDFDLANFLNVLEPYYKGGEYDYLLNSDKQLDLLNARFIVFEIDSIKDHPILFPITTIIIMELFINKMRRLKGIRKVILIEEAWKAIASANMAGYIKYLYKTVRKFFGEAVVVTQEVDDIISSDIVKESIINNSDCKILLDQRKYMNKFDQIQALLGLTDKERGQILSINQSNDATRSYKEVWIGLGGVQSAVYATEVSKAEYLTYTTEETEKMRVLARAEQLGGNMELAVRQLAEEE from the coding sequence ATGAGAAACGTACTGAAAGCCACCACGCTGGAGAACCGCTTCCCGTTGCTTGCCGTCGAAGAGGGCTGTATCCTCTCGAAAGACGCCGACATTACGGTCGCCTTTCGGGTCGAGCTTCCCGAACTCTATACGGTGACGAGTGCGGAGTATGCCGCCATCCATTCTTCTTGGGTAAAGGCAATCAAGGTGTTGCCGACCTACAGCGTCGTACACAAGCAGGATTGGTTTGTCAAGGAGGGCTACCGTCCGGACTTGCAAAAGGAGGAGATGAGTTTCCTCTCCCGCAGTTTCGAGCGACACTTCAATGAGCGACCGTTCTTGAATCACGCCTGCTACCTGTTCCTGACCAAGACGACCAAGAACCGCAACCGGCAGCAAAGCAACTTCTCCACCCTCTGCCGGGGGCATATCATCCCCAAGGAGGTGCGGGACAAGGATACTGCCCGCAAGTTCCTCGAAGCGACCGAGCAATTCGAGCGGATTATGAACGAAAGCGGTTTTATTCGCCTCTCTCGCCTGACGGACGAGGAGATTATCGGGACGGCGGAGACACCGGGACTGATTGAGAAGTATTTCTCGCTGTCCCTCTCCGACACGACGGTTTTGGAGGACATCGACCTCAAAGCCGACCAAATGCGTATTGGCGATAAGCGGCTCTGCCTGCATACCCTTTCCGATACGGAAGACCTGCCCGGGCTGGTAGGCACGGATATGCGCTATGAGCGATTATCCACCGACCGAAGCGACTGCCGCCTTTCCTTTGCCGCTCCCGTAGGGCTGTTGCTGCCGTGCAACCATATCTACAACCAGTATGTACTTATTGATGACAGTGCCGAGAACCTGCAACGCTTCGAGAAGAGCGCACGGAATATGCATTCACTCTCTCGTTATAGTCGCTCCAATCAAATCAACAAGCAATGGATTGACGAGTATCTGAACGAGGCGCACAGCTTCGGGCTTACCTCCGTCCGCTGTCATTGCAACGTTTTGGCGTGGAGCGAGGATGAGGAGGAACTCCGCCGTATCCGTAACGACGTGGGCGGTCAGCTGGCTCTGATGGAGTGCAAGCCACGACACAACACGGTGGATGTGCCGACACTCTTTTGGGCGGGTATTCCCGGCAATGAAGCCGATTTTCCTGCCGAAGAGAGTTTCTACACGTTCATCGAACAGGCGGTCTGCTTCTTCAATGAGGAGACCAACTACCGTGATTCGTTGTCACCGTTCGGCATCAAGATGGCAGACCGCAGTGGCAAGCCCATTCATCTCGATATCTCCGACCTGCCGATGAAGAAAGGCATCACCACGAACCGAAACAAATTCATCTTGGGTCCTTCGGGCAGTGGCAAGTCGTTTTTCACCAACCACCTCTTGAGGCAGTATTGGGAGCAGAACACCCATATCGTCTTGGTGGACACGGGAAACAGCTATCAGGGCTTGTGCGAGATGATACGCCACAAGACGCAGGGCGAGGATGGGGTGTACTTCACCTACTCGGATGAGAGCCCCATCAGCTTCAATCCCTTCTATACCACCGACAAGGTGTATGATGTGGAGAAAAGGGAAAGCATCAAGACACTGCTGCTGACCCTTTGGAAGAAGGATAACGAGCCAGCCACCCGTTCGGAGGAGGTCGCCCTTTCCAATGCCGTTTCACTCTTTATCGAGCGTATCAAGACGGACGACGGTCTCGTTCCTTCGTTCAACAGCTTTTACGAGTATCTCACCACCGACTACTCGGCATTGCTCCGTGAGAAAAAGGTCAGGGAAAAGGATTTTGACTTGGCCAATTTTCTCAACGTGCTGGAGCCGTACTACAAAGGTGGCGAATACGACTACCTGCTGAACTCGGACAAGCAGCTCGACCTGTTGAACGCCCGCTTTATCGTCTTCGAAATCGATTCCATAAAGGATCATCCCATCCTTTTCCCCATTACCACCATCATCATTATGGAACTCTTCATCAACAAGATGCGACGTCTGAAGGGAATACGGAAAGTCATCCTTATTGAGGAGGCTTGGAAAGCGATTGCGTCCGCGAATATGGCGGGATATATCAAGTATCTCTACAAGACGGTAAGAAAATTCTTCGGTGAGGCGGTCGTGGTGACGCAGGAGGTGGATGACATCATCTCCTCAGACATTGTCAAGGAGTCCATCATCAACAACTCCGACTGCAAGATACTGCTTGACCAGCGCAAGTACATGAACAAGTTCGACCAGATTCAGGCACTCTTGGGACTGACGGACAAGGAGCGGGGGCAGATACTCTCCATCAACCAGAGCAACGATGCCACACGGTCGTACAAGGAGGTGTGGATCGGACTGGGAGGTGTGCAGTCTGCTGTCTATGCCACCGAAGTTTCGAAAGCCGAATACCTCACCTACACGACGGAGGAGACCGAGAAAATGCGCGTACTTGCCCGTGCCGAGCAACTCGGCGGGAATATGGAGCTTGCCGTCAGGCAGCTCGCCGAAGAAGAGTAA
- a CDS encoding DUF4141 domain-containing protein: MRKKILMLMACGCLLAGSAHAQWVVTDPTNLAQSIINTTKEIVQTSKTVKNTLDNFKEVEKLYNESKKYYDALKKVNNLVRDAQRVKETILMVGEISDIYVKNYKKMLSDPNFRPEELVAIANGYTKLLGESNNLLKELKQVVNITTLKMTDKERMDVVDRCYKEIRDYRNLVRYYTNKNISVSYLRAKKQQDTDRVLSLYGTDNERYW, from the coding sequence ATGAGAAAGAAAATTTTAATGCTTATGGCGTGCGGTTGCCTCTTGGCAGGCAGCGCACACGCCCAGTGGGTGGTCACAGACCCCACCAATCTTGCACAGAGTATCATCAACACGACCAAGGAAATCGTGCAGACCTCCAAGACGGTCAAGAACACGCTTGACAACTTCAAGGAGGTCGAGAAGCTCTACAATGAGAGCAAGAAATACTACGATGCCCTGAAAAAGGTGAACAACCTCGTGCGGGACGCCCAACGGGTAAAGGAGACGATTTTGATGGTCGGAGAAATCTCCGATATCTATGTGAAGAACTACAAGAAGATGCTCTCCGACCCGAACTTCCGACCGGAAGAGCTGGTTGCCATTGCCAACGGCTACACCAAACTGCTCGGAGAAAGCAACAACCTACTCAAGGAACTGAAGCAGGTGGTGAACATCACCACGCTGAAGATGACCGACAAGGAGCGTATGGACGTGGTAGATCGCTGCTACAAGGAAATCAGGGACTACCGCAACCTTGTGCGTTACTACACGAACAAGAACATCTCCGTGAGCTATCTCAGAGCCAAGAAGCAGCAGGATACCGACCGGGTGCTTTCGCTCTATGGAACGGATAACGAAAGGTATTGGTAA
- the traJ gene encoding conjugative transposon protein TraJ, whose product MGAEFENLHQVLRSLYTEMMPMCGDMIGVAKGIAGLGALFYVALRVWQTLARAEPIDVYPLLRPFALGLCILFFPMVLDTINGVLSPVVQGTHKMLEKQTFSMDEYRKLRDKLEYEAMVKNPETAYLVSNEEFDKKLDELGISPSDMATMAGMYVERSMYNLKKWFRNMVRELLELLFAAAALLIDTLRTFFLIVLSILGPIAFAISVWDGFQSTLTQWFTRYISIYLWLPVADLFSSMLAKIQELMLKHDITQLQNDPTYTIDASNGVYLVFMIIGIIGYFTIPTVAGWVIQAGGAGNYGKNVNYAAGKGAGIAGAAGGAVGGFAGGHGKQVLHSAGHKAKEVAGQLFRRRSGNAPE is encoded by the coding sequence ATGGGAGCGGAATTTGAAAACCTGCACCAAGTCCTCCGTTCGCTTTACACGGAGATGATGCCGATGTGTGGTGACATGATAGGTGTCGCCAAAGGCATTGCGGGCTTGGGCGCACTCTTCTATGTGGCACTCCGGGTATGGCAGACGCTTGCCCGTGCCGAACCCATCGACGTCTATCCGTTGCTCCGTCCCTTTGCGCTCGGTCTCTGCATCCTCTTCTTTCCGATGGTCTTGGACACCATCAACGGCGTGCTCAGTCCCGTTGTGCAGGGGACACACAAGATGCTCGAAAAGCAGACTTTCAGCATGGACGAATACCGCAAGTTGCGGGACAAGCTGGAGTACGAGGCGATGGTGAAGAATCCCGAAACAGCCTATCTGGTGAGTAACGAAGAGTTTGACAAGAAACTGGATGAACTCGGTATCTCTCCCTCGGATATGGCGACGATGGCGGGAATGTACGTGGAACGCAGTATGTACAACCTCAAGAAATGGTTCCGCAATATGGTGCGGGAGCTCTTGGAACTGCTTTTCGCCGCTGCCGCCCTGCTCATCGACACGCTTCGGACATTCTTCCTGATTGTCCTCTCCATCTTGGGACCGATAGCCTTTGCCATCTCCGTGTGGGACGGTTTCCAAAGCACCCTCACGCAGTGGTTCACGAGGTATATCTCCATCTATCTGTGGTTGCCTGTAGCGGACTTGTTCAGTTCGATGCTGGCAAAGATTCAGGAACTGATGCTCAAACACGACATCACGCAGTTACAGAATGATCCCACCTATACGATAGATGCTTCGAACGGGGTGTACCTCGTCTTCATGATTATCGGCATCATCGGCTACTTCACCATTCCAACGGTTGCAGGCTGGGTAATACAAGCCGGAGGAGCGGGTAACTACGGTAAAAACGTGAACTATGCGGCAGGAAAGGGTGCCGGTATCGCAGGTGCTGCGGGCGGAGCCGTTGGTGGATTTGCCGGAGGACACGGAAAACAGGTCTTGCATAGTGCGGGACATAAAGCCAAGGAGGTGGCAGGGCAGCTTTTCCGCAGGAGAAGCGGAAATGCTCCCGAATAA